The following proteins are encoded in a genomic region of Polynucleobacter paludilacus:
- a CDS encoding arylsulfatase: MFLRRLLIGFVSISVAAPTVFAQTAPAQKKPNVVFILADNVGYGDMGPYGGGELRGAPTPRTDELAKNGLKLTQYLVEPACTPSRAALMTGQYSIRNGLSLVAEAGTPSTLPGKAYTMGQLFKDAGYATAIFGKWHLGASPQSLPGAHGFDQYYGLPPDVSWDSATYVAQALQTHSYPNVPDKVLYEKGPWVTQQKGNGPLERVKPFTMEVRAEIDNELTDKSIAFMKQENAAGKPFFLYLPFSMGHSPNLSSKQFAGKSRIGQYGDKLMEGDYHVGQIMDALKEMNIEDNTILVFASDNGSTGQYMMTYDRLGLGAPDMGSNGPFRGDLGEATEGAVRTFCFIRWPGHIAPNTSSYAMFSIMDFMPTFAAILGAKLPTDRAIDGVNQLDMLTGMSKTGNREHLMSFIGADLVAVRWKQWRMYFRDMNRTGTGQQMLGGIAANSVPMYYPKVYNIEMDPHEDLQLVNYESISVNAFKAIQEYLASVKKFPNPPPANLTNFNAR; this comes from the coding sequence ATGTTTTTACGAAGATTACTGATCGGGTTCGTGTCGATTTCAGTGGCTGCACCAACCGTATTTGCACAAACTGCTCCTGCTCAAAAGAAACCTAACGTTGTTTTTATTCTTGCTGATAACGTTGGCTATGGAGATATGGGGCCTTACGGTGGCGGTGAATTACGAGGCGCCCCTACACCACGCACTGATGAATTAGCCAAGAATGGGCTAAAGCTCACCCAGTATTTGGTAGAGCCAGCATGCACACCATCTCGTGCTGCATTAATGACCGGGCAATACTCCATTCGGAATGGTTTGTCACTTGTTGCAGAGGCTGGCACTCCTAGTACTTTACCGGGCAAGGCCTACACAATGGGTCAATTGTTTAAAGATGCAGGTTACGCAACCGCAATTTTTGGAAAATGGCATTTAGGTGCATCACCTCAGAGTTTGCCCGGTGCTCACGGATTCGATCAGTATTACGGTCTACCGCCGGATGTCTCTTGGGATTCTGCCACCTACGTTGCACAAGCTTTACAAACACATTCCTATCCAAATGTGCCCGATAAGGTTTTATATGAAAAGGGGCCTTGGGTTACTCAGCAAAAGGGAAATGGACCGCTTGAGCGTGTAAAGCCATTTACGATGGAGGTCAGAGCAGAGATTGATAATGAATTGACTGATAAATCTATTGCATTCATGAAGCAGGAGAATGCCGCTGGCAAACCATTCTTTCTTTATCTGCCATTCTCAATGGGTCATTCACCGAATCTTTCTTCAAAGCAGTTCGCTGGAAAGTCCCGCATTGGTCAGTACGGTGACAAATTGATGGAGGGGGATTATCACGTTGGCCAAATCATGGATGCCCTCAAAGAAATGAATATTGAGGACAATACTATTTTGGTTTTTGCCTCTGATAATGGCAGTACCGGACAATACATGATGACTTATGATCGATTGGGTCTTGGTGCTCCTGACATGGGATCAAATGGGCCGTTTCGAGGGGATCTAGGCGAGGCCACGGAAGGAGCTGTTCGTACTTTTTGCTTTATTCGCTGGCCCGGTCATATCGCTCCAAATACCTCTTCATATGCCATGTTTTCGATCATGGACTTTATGCCGACCTTTGCCGCTATCTTGGGCGCTAAGCTACCAACAGATCGAGCCATTGATGGAGTCAATCAATTAGATATGCTTACTGGTATGAGCAAAACAGGTAATCGCGAACATTTAATGTCATTTATTGGCGCAGATTTAGTAGCGGTTCGCTGGAAGCAGTGGAGAATGTATTTTAGGGATATGAATCGTACGGGTACTGGTCAGCAAATGCTTGGCGGCATAGCTGCTAATTCAGTTCCAATGTACTACCCAAAGGTTTACAACATCGAAATGGATCCGCATGAAGATTTACAATTAGTAAATTACGAATCAATTTCAGTTAACGCATTCAAAGCAATTCAAGAGTATCTTGCCTCGGTTAAGAAGTTCCCCAACCCACCACCTGCTAACTTAACCAACTTTAATGCGCGTTAA
- a CDS encoding arylsulfatase, with protein sequence MSIIAGPVFAQSDSAPKEKKPNIVYFLVDNTGWGSFGVYGGTVPTPNIDKLASQGIRFNNYNVEAQCTPSRSAIMTGRHPVRSGTTSVPWPGQGKAGMAPWEYTIAKLLSDSGYATALYGKWHLGNTQGRMPNDQGFDEWWGTPDTWDQAGYTQWPLFKESGVPVPMLWEGKKGQKSKPVMPLDLKIRPVIDEKYIIPKTVEYIKKNAAENKPFFVYVGYSEMHEPPIANPNFAGKSTQRGGLFADLVAEMDYRVGQVMQAVKDAGVEDNTIFIFSSDNAGGGASPQIGGATNGPFRGNFFNTPFEGSMRVPAMIRWPGHVPSGMVTEEMFAAVDWMPTIAGMVGSSNLVPKDRPIDGVDASNFMLGKSKTTGRDLYPFFGIDGELMSIKWKIYKTIFRYAESPESIGKPYVKPQIPMIYDLSSDPHEDNNLMYTDLTLGWVYAPSFKWIEGYEASIKKYPNIKVGEDFKGYANK encoded by the coding sequence ATGTCAATAATTGCGGGACCAGTATTTGCTCAATCCGATTCTGCCCCAAAAGAAAAAAAGCCAAATATTGTTTACTTCCTGGTTGACAACACGGGGTGGGGATCGTTTGGTGTTTATGGCGGCACAGTGCCAACTCCAAATATTGATAAGTTAGCAAGTCAAGGCATTCGCTTTAATAACTACAACGTTGAAGCTCAGTGCACGCCATCTCGTTCTGCAATCATGACCGGGCGTCACCCTGTACGATCAGGAACCACTTCAGTTCCTTGGCCCGGTCAAGGAAAGGCGGGAATGGCCCCATGGGAATACACCATCGCTAAGCTACTTTCCGATTCTGGTTATGCCACTGCTCTATACGGTAAGTGGCACTTAGGTAACACGCAAGGCCGTATGCCTAATGATCAGGGTTTTGATGAATGGTGGGGTACCCCCGATACATGGGATCAAGCTGGCTATACACAGTGGCCTCTATTTAAAGAGAGTGGAGTTCCTGTTCCAATGCTCTGGGAAGGCAAGAAAGGGCAAAAATCTAAACCCGTCATGCCACTTGATCTAAAGATTCGTCCAGTGATTGATGAGAAGTACATTATTCCCAAGACGGTTGAATACATCAAGAAAAATGCTGCAGAAAATAAACCATTTTTTGTATATGTTGGTTATTCAGAAATGCATGAGCCACCAATAGCTAATCCGAACTTTGCTGGTAAGTCTACACAACGTGGTGGACTCTTTGCAGACCTCGTTGCTGAAATGGACTATCGCGTTGGGCAGGTGATGCAAGCTGTTAAGGATGCAGGCGTTGAAGACAATACTATTTTTATCTTCAGTAGTGATAACGCTGGAGGTGGTGCGAGTCCTCAGATTGGTGGCGCAACCAATGGACCATTTCGTGGCAATTTCTTCAACACACCATTTGAGGGAAGCATGCGTGTACCTGCGATGATTCGCTGGCCTGGCCACGTCCCATCGGGCATGGTTACTGAAGAAATGTTTGCCGCAGTGGATTGGATGCCAACAATTGCTGGAATGGTTGGCTCATCCAATTTGGTTCCTAAAGATCGTCCGATCGATGGGGTTGATGCCTCGAATTTCATGCTTGGGAAGAGTAAAACGACTGGCCGAGACTTATATCCATTCTTTGGTATTGATGGGGAGTTGATGTCAATTAAATGGAAGATCTATAAAACGATCTTTAGGTACGCAGAATCTCCCGAGTCCATTGGAAAGCCTTATGTAAAACCTCAGATTCCAATGATTTATGACTTGAGTAGCGATCCCCATGAAGACAATAATCTGATGTACACCGATCTAACCTTGGGTTGGGTTTATGCCCCAAGCTTTAAGTGGATTGAAGGCTATGAAGCAAGTATTAAAAAATATCCCAATATCAAGGTTGGCGAAGATTTCAAAGGTTACGCAAATAAATAG
- a CDS encoding SphA family protein produces the protein MISFSFFSSQSVLADEGGVPFWMSGQYASMAAVPSQPGWSLVLMPYVYSGSADKSKNFQHGQSVNAGLSARESIFLFQLGYSAEEKILGGQPYVGVGWGPGSNTTTAFTSVSSLNTEFNKANSVTGSTDIYPLASLAWNKGNNNFMTYVTGDIPVGTYSASSLSSIGIGHAAMDAGGGYTYLNNTTGLEFSSVVGATYNWMNNQTNYKNGIDSHMDWSLSQFVSQNWQVGIAGYVYYQLTADSGSGARLGAFKSQVAAIGPQVGYLFNIGKKQAYINLRAYKEFWAQNRVEGYAMISTISIPLGK, from the coding sequence TTGATTTCATTCAGCTTCTTTTCGTCGCAATCGGTATTGGCAGATGAAGGTGGAGTTCCCTTTTGGATGTCTGGTCAATACGCTAGTATGGCTGCAGTTCCATCACAACCTGGTTGGTCATTGGTATTGATGCCTTATGTCTATAGTGGTAGTGCAGATAAATCAAAAAACTTTCAACATGGCCAAAGTGTTAATGCTGGCTTAAGCGCCAGAGAATCCATTTTCTTATTTCAGTTGGGATACTCAGCAGAGGAAAAGATCTTAGGCGGGCAGCCCTATGTTGGAGTGGGCTGGGGTCCTGGTTCCAATACCACTACAGCATTTACAAGCGTCTCAAGTCTAAATACTGAATTTAATAAAGCAAATTCGGTAACAGGAAGTACTGATATATATCCCCTGGCCAGTTTGGCGTGGAATAAAGGCAATAATAATTTCATGACCTATGTGACCGGCGATATACCAGTGGGCACCTATAGTGCAAGCAGTCTTTCTAGTATTGGTATTGGTCACGCTGCAATGGACGCAGGTGGTGGCTACACTTATCTGAACAACACTACCGGCCTTGAATTCTCTAGCGTAGTGGGCGCAACCTATAACTGGATGAATAATCAAACCAATTATAAGAATGGCATCGACTCCCATATGGATTGGTCACTCTCTCAATTTGTATCGCAAAACTGGCAGGTTGGCATTGCCGGATATGTTTACTATCAGCTTACTGCTGACTCTGGAAGTGGCGCTAGGTTGGGTGCCTTCAAGTCCCAAGTTGCAGCTATTGGTCCGCAAGTTGGGTATCTATTTAATATCGGTAAAAAGCAGGCTTATATCAATCTGCGGGCATATAAAGAGTTCTGGGCTCAAAATCGGGTTGAGGGATATGCCATGATTTCAACCATCAGTATTCCATTGGGAAAGTAG